A genomic window from Plutella xylostella chromosome 23, ilPluXylo3.1, whole genome shotgun sequence includes:
- the LOC119692519 gene encoding uncharacterized protein LOC119692519, whose amino-acid sequence MPVAGDSADPSNIVVAGSGFLLAGSLALQLASGAGAAGAGWWGARRGPALSAALHARLARAITLQYGRESHATALIDTLQTELQCCGTESARDWQGSFWSQQQAALAAPPAPGAPGPAPAPAPEARSDTLDLSVSAPAPYYYVPASCCVAGLDDTECVSARRVALASGGGARLHAAGCARRAEAALRGLLGAPRAAAAALLAAQLLAALLAAAACLAHPPPRYKA is encoded by the exons ATGCCTGTAGCAGGTGACTCCGCTGATCCGAGTAATATTGTGGTTGCAGGCAGCGGGTTCCTGCTGGCGGGGTCGCTGGCGCTGCAGCTGGcgagcggcgcgggggcggcgggcgcgggctggtggggcgcgcggcgcgggcccGCCCTGTCCGCGGCGCTGCACGCCCGCCTCGCCCGCGCGATCACGCTGCAGTACGGACGGGAGTCGCACGCCACCGCGCTCATAGACACGCTGCAGACTGAG TTACAATGTTGCGGCACAGAGAGCGCGCGCGACTGGCAGGGTTCATTCTGGTCACAACAGcaggcggcgctggcggcgccccccgcccccggcgCCCCcggccccgcccccgcccccgcccccgagGCGCGCAGCGACACGCTGGACCTCAGCGTCAGCGCCCCCGCGCCCTACTACTACGTGCCGGCGAGCTGCTGTGTG GCGGGTCTGGACGACACGGAGTGCGTGTCGGCGCGGCGCGTGGCGCTCGcctcgggcggcggcgcgcggctgCACGCGGCGGGCTGCGCGCGGCGCGCGGAGGCGGCGCTGCGCGGGCTGCTGGGCGCCCCGCgtgcagccgccgccgcgctgctggCCGCGCAGCTGCTGGCCGCGCtgctggccgccgccgcctgcctCGCGCACCCGCCGCCACG aTACAAGGCATAA
- the LOC119692518 gene encoding threonine aspartase 1: MKGFIAVHCGAGYHSDTLKKEYQKTCYLACRKANEALKQGGNAVDAVEKAIIELENSPLTNAGYGSNLSWEGSVECDASIMDGQTLHWGACGAVAGVWNPISLARAVCARQAAALALGRVPPCVLSGRGARASAERMGLKIVDERKMISARAFRNFKHSKRKLKRYSMQNDVNFSPLDTVGAVCVDSNGVVAAGASSGGVSLKHEGRVGQAASYGSGVWAVMSRDGVSPSVAACTSGCGEHLIRTQLALNTAESLLEASPVLGLDKCLKTKFLESPFLWDVPERLGGTLALKFDPQNGEGELFWGHTTKTMCLGYMSTESDRPKFTISQLPSKVAPGRKAVVSGVRFAVPLEPVPALQWEVRTNGCQ; encoded by the exons ATGAAAGGATTTATAGCGGTACATTGTG GAGCGGGATACCACAGCGATACTCTGAAGAAAGAATATCAGAAAACGTGTTATTTAGCATGCCGGAAAGCTAACGAAGCTCTAAAGCAAGGTGGAAATGCTGTCGATGCTGTGGAGAAGGCAATCATCG AGTTGGAAAATAGTCCTCTCACTAATGCCGGCTACGGGTCTAACCTGAGCTGGGAGGGGAGCGTGGAGTGCGACGCGTCCATCATGGACGGGCAGACGCTGCACTGGGGCGCGTGCGGCGCGGTGGCGGGCGTGTGGAACCCCATCTCGCTGGCGCGGGCGGTGTGCGCGCggcaggcggcggcgctggcgctGGGCCGCGTGCCGCCCTGCGTGCTCAGcggccgcggcgcgcgcgcctcCGCCGAGCGAATGGGACTCAAGATAGTCGATGAACGCAAAATGATATCTGCCCGCGCATTCCGAAACTTCAAGCACAGCAAGAGAAAGCTGAAAAGATATTCTATGCAAAATGATGTAAATTTTAGCCCACTGGACACTGTGGGAGCTGTCTGTGTTGACTCTAATGGGGTGGTGGCGGCGGGAGCCAGCTCAGGTGGGGTGTCGCTGAAGCATGAGGGCCGAGTGGGGCAGGCCGCCTCCTACGGCAGTGGAGTGTGGGCGGTGATGAGCCGCGACGGGGTGAGCCCGTCGGTGGCGGCGTGCACGTCCGGCTGCGGGGAGCACCTGATCCGCACGCAGCTCGCACTGAACACGGCAGAGAGTCTCCTGGAGGCCTCCCCTGTACTTGGTCTGGACAAGTGCCTGAAAACTAAATTTTTGGAGTCCCCTTTTCTATGGGATGTGCCAGAAAGGCTTGGAGGTACTTTGGCTCTGAAGTTTGACCCACAGAATGGTGAAGGAGAGCTGTTCTGGGGACACACCACCAAGACAATGTGTCTAGGATACATGTCCACTGAGAGTGACAGACCAAAG TTCACAATATCGCAGCTGCCGTCGAAGGTGGCCCCGGGCAGGAAGGCGGTGGTGTCGGGCGTGCGCTTCGCCGTGCCGCTGGAGCCCGTGCCCGCGCTGCAGTGGGAGGTGCGCACTAACGGCTGCCAATAA